A segment of the Actinomycetota bacterium genome:
GGAACGTCTGCGTGTCCTGAAGACTCTCAAGCCATTGGGCTTCAGCCTGGAAGAAATGCGCAACCTCGTGCAGATACTCGATGCAGTCACCAAGGCGGATGCGGCCACCCGCGCGAAACTCTTGAAAGAACTCACATCACTCCATGCCGACCTTGACCAACGACGCACACGACTACAACAACAACTCAAGTCGGCCGACGAACTCAGCCATGCACTCCAGCGAGCAGAAGAGTCATTGGATGAATTCCGACAGGCCTCGCAGTCTTCCAAATCGGTCGAATCCGTGCCACGCGGCTGAGATAAGTTCCATCGCTCGTGCGATCTTGGGGACGCGGCCGGCTGTGACGACGTTTTCGCGGGTAACACCTTCGCGGTTCTAGCAATTGGGATTTCTGTCGACCAGATTGAAACGCGTGGCGTCGCCCGGGAGTCTGATCATGCCAACTTGCGAGGTACCAAGGCCCCTGCACCGTTGACAGGGCATGACCTATTCCGACTGTGCGCCAAGTGAGCTCGCTCGCCCTCCCCCGAAACGACAAAGGGCCCCTGATATCTCAAGGACCCTCAGTCGTGCCGAACGCTCAACTAGTTGAACGTTCAATTTTGTAGCGGGGAGAAACAGAGGATGCACGATCATCGGGTTGCGCGCCCAGCAAGTTGCCCTCACAAACAGCCATTTCTGCACCCCCTTCTGCACTCCCCCGGGAGTGCAAGCCTGCACCCACCCCGCACACTTTCGGCAAAAATAGGTCAGTAAAGCCCGGATCTTCAACTGCATACGGCAATCGAACTCGGGGCAGGCCCTAGTGGGATCGCCTGCCCATTCCGCGGCTGAGGATCACGTCGGTTCACAAGTGGGCGCACATTCTCACAGGGCAACAATCAGCCGACATCACCGAGGATGATCCCGAAGCGAGAACTCGACCACAGTGCCTCCACGCGTGCGCATCCGCAGTACGGATCGCTGAAGAATCCGCTGCACGGTCAGGACCGAGTTGTCGCGTAAATCTCCTACTCTGGAAGTTCGATGCTCGCGTTGGAGAAGTAGCCGTGTTCACCGTGACGATCCCAGCAGCGACTGGGCAGGCCACCGGCACTCAAGGTGCGTTCGCAGTGGATCATGTACGAAATCTTTCAATATTTGGACTTAATCTATATTTACAGTTAATCCAAATATTGATACAGTCGGCACGATGAACCAAGACCCCGTAACCCTGCTCCGAGAGCAGGGCATCTCTGTCACAGCGCAGCGCCTCGCTGTCCTGCGCGTATTGAGCGAACAGCCGCACGCCACTGCCGAGGAAGTGCTGCAGGGGGTGCGCGATGCGATCGGCTCGATCTCTCGCCAGTCTGTGTACGACACTGTCAACACGCTCAGCGACCTCAGCCTGCTGCGCCGCATCCAGCCGGCGGGATCCCCGGCCCGCTACGAGACTCGGACCGCTGACAACCACCATCACCTGATCTGCCGTGGGTGCGGTCGAGTCGAAGACGTCGAATGCGCCGTCGGTGATCGGCCGTGCCTCGCTGCGAGCGACGACCATGGCTTCGACATTGACGAAGCCGAGGTCATCTATTGGGGCCACTGCCCCAACTGCCAGCAGGACCCCGACTCCGCCTGACCCGTTCCGCCAC
Coding sequences within it:
- a CDS encoding MerR family transcriptional regulator, with amino-acid sequence MTAKTPHEPDLVQIGVLAERVGLSMRTVRYYEEVGLVVPSTRSPGGFRLFGPAEEERLRVLKTLKPLGFSLEEMRNLVQILDAVTKADAATRAKLLKELTSLHADLDQRRTRLQQQLKSADELSHALQRAEESLDEFRQASQSSKSVESVPRG
- a CDS encoding Fur family transcriptional regulator; amino-acid sequence: MNQDPVTLLREQGISVTAQRLAVLRVLSEQPHATAEEVLQGVRDAIGSISRQSVYDTVNTLSDLSLLRRIQPAGSPARYETRTADNHHHLICRGCGRVEDVECAVGDRPCLAASDDHGFDIDEAEVIYWGHCPNCQQDPDSA